The stretch of DNA GCGAGCCGGACACGGCCATGATCTGCGGTTGCCATCCCGCCTGCAGGAACGGCTTCATCGCTTCGCCGATCACCACTTCAGCGGTTGGCGTCGCCGCGCTCAGGCTTTCAGTCGAAGAGCGCCCCGCCCAGCCCGTCAGCGTATGGAAGATTCGACGCGTGCTCACCGGAGTGTCCGCAACTCCCGGCGAGACGCCCGCCCCCACCACGACCAGCGGCACCCGCATGGTGGACTGATACAGGAGTTGGCCGTGTTGCGGCTCGCCGTGATCACCCAGCCCCTCGCCGTGATCGCTTGCGACGACAATCGCCGATGTGCCACCTCGAGCAGCCACCCGCGCCTCGAACGCCTCTACCAATCGGCCTAATTGCTCATCCATCGCCGCCACTTCGGCGCGGTACGGGTCCTTCGGATAACGGCTGCGAAACGGCTCGGGTGGTTCGTACGGCGCGTGCGCGTCGAAGTAATGCACCCAGACGAACAACGGCTCCGGCCCGGACGCCTGCGACAGATGCGCCAGGGCGCGGTCTGTGGTCTCACGCGACGACCGCTCCGCGCGTCCGCCCGACAACTCATCGTCGTACACATCGAACCCGCGAGCGAGACCGAACCGTCGAGCGAGTACAAATGCAGACACAAAGGCGGCCGTGCGATATCCGGCGGCCTTCAGCGCCTCAGCCACCACCGGATGCGTGGCGGCGAGGAACCGCGCGTTCTCGTGGACGCCGTGCCCACCCGGATAAACGCCGGTCATCATCGAGGTGTGTGATGGCAGCGTCTCTGGCACGGTGGCGTAGGCCTGCGAGAACACGCGCCCGCGAGCGGCCAGGCGGTTGAACGCCGGCGTCTCTACGCCAATCGCGCCGGGCCCGATCGCGTCGGCGCGCGTGGTATCAAGGGTGACGAGAAGGATCGATGGCCGCGGCGCCGCGACGGGCGCGGGCGCGGTGGTGTCGCGGCCACAGGCGGCCGCGCCGAGCACGAACGCCACCGCAACAAAAAAGGAACGGGTGCAGCTCCTCACTTTCCACCTTCGCTCCTCCGGAGCTACGGCGGACAAGCCTAACTTCCTCACTTCCCAATTTTCCACAGGTCCGCGAGCCCGGGTTCTTTCATCACCTTCTCGATGTCGGCGATTTCCATCGGCAGCGGGCCCGACAGGTTTTCGTAGCCCGTGGCGGTGATGAGGATCGCGTCTTCGAGGCGGATGTAGATGCGTTCGTCGGGAATGGTGAGCGCGGGTTCGATGGTCAGCATCATGCCCGGCAGATAGACGCCGTCGAAGTTGGCGCCGGCCACATCGTGCGCTTCCATGCCGAGCCAGTGCCCAAACGAGTTGCGAGCCCGCGCGTAACCGGCCACAAAACGCTCGGCGGCCTCTTTGATCTTCGGGTCGGTAAACGTGAACGTCTCCATGATCGCGGTCATCTTTTTGTGCGCGTTCGCGAGCGACTCAGCGGCCGGCCCGGGCCGGATCGACGACATCAGCGCCTGGTACAACTTGACGTAGATGCCGTACATCTCGCGCTGTCTCGGAGAGAACGTGCCGTTGGCGGGGAACATGCGCGTGACGTCGGTGGTGTAGTTGGACACGTCGGGCGCGTAGTCCATCAGCACCATGTCGCCGTCCTCGAGCCGGCTTTGCGCGGCATGGTAATGCGGCCAGAATGCATTGGTGCCGGTCGCCACAAGCGCGTAGTAGCCAATGCCCTGTGCGTTGTGGCGTTTGAAGATGTAGTCAGCGATGGCCTCGATCTCGTACTCGTACATCCCGGGCTTCGCCGATTTCATCGACTCGAGAATCGCCAGGCTCGACAGGCGCGTGGTCTCGCGCATGATCTTGATCTCTTCGGCGCTTTTGATCATGCGCATGCGGTCCACGAACGGATCCAGATTCAGGATCTCGGACCTGGGCGCTGCGACGCGCAGCTTCTCGCGAAACACAGCGTCCTTAGACGCCCGGCCGTCCCACGGGTCAGCGGCGACCTCGCGCTCGTGGTTGGAAATGCGGTCGGGCGCCGCCGCGCCCAGTGACTCGCTCCGGAACGGGAAGTAGATCGACCGCCCTTCAGCCGCCACCGTCTTCACCACGCCGTCAAACGTGGCGCGATCCGCCACCTGCTCGATGCCCGTCAGTCGAGCCGCCTCGTCTCCCTGGGGCCAGCAGGGGTCCTTCAGACCGATCTGAAGCCGAGTTGCGCGCCGGCAGGAACAGCGTGGATGTCTTCGAGCGGCCGTCGATCAGCAGAATCGCGCGCGGCACCTCCACGCCGGAGAGATAGAAGAACTGCTTGCCCTGCTGGAACTTGGTATACGCCGCCGGCTCGGTGGCGCCCGCCAGAATGGCCACGCCATCCCCGATGGCGTCCATCACCTTGGCGCGACGCGCCTTGAACTCCCCGGGAGAGAACGCCTGGGTGAACAGCGGTTTGTCGGCTCCCAGTGGGAGCCAGGCCAATGCGACCATCGTCAGGACTACGCTCACTCGGATGAAGGTTCGGGGCATACGCGCGATTATAATCGTGGCCCAGAGGTTCCCTGACCAATGTCCCGATCCCTGCTTGCCCTCGCCATCGTCGCCGCCCTGCTATTCCTGGGCAGGCGCAACAGGCAGCGCCGCCGGCGCCGCAACCGCAGCCAGCAAAGCCGGTGTCCCTGCTCGACAGCCTCAGGACCGTCGCCGAGTCGTCGGAGTACCGATCGACGTCCACCTACGCCGAGGTGGTCGGGTTCATGAAAATTGTGGACGATGCGTCGCCGAACATCCGCGTCATCAGCTACGGCACCACGTACGAGGGTCGGATGATGCCGTTGGCGGTGGTGGGCACGGGCCTGAAGGACGCGAGCGCGGCCTCAGTCAAGGCCTCGGGCAAGCTGCGGGTGCACATTCAAGGCAACATCCACGCTGGTGAGGTGGAGGGCAAGGAAGCGGCGCTCGTCCTGCTGCGCGAGTTCGCGCAGGGCAAACACGCCGACTGGCTCGAGACGATGGTGTTCCTCATCACGCCGATCTTCAATGCCGACGGCAACGAGCGTTTTTCGCTGACCAATCGCGGCGTGCAGAACGGGCCCATCAACGGGCAGGGCACACGCGCCAACGGCCAGAACATCAACATCAATCGCGACTTCATGAAGCTCGAAACGCCCGAAGGCCGGGCGTTTGCGAAGCTCTGGAACGACTACGACCCGTACGTCGGGATGGACCTGCACACGTCTGACGGCTCCACGCACGGATACCACCTCACGTACTCGCCGCCGCTCAACCCCAACACCAACGCCGGCATCATGTCGATCATGAAGGACGAGTGGTTCCCGTTTGTGACCAAGGCCATTCGCGAGAAGTACAAGTGGGAGACGTTCTACTACGGCAATGCGAGCAACCCCGGGGGTGGCCGAGGCGGCCGCGGCGGTCAGGGTGCGCCTGGCGCGGGACGAGGCGGGCGGCGCTGCGGGCGCCACACCTCCTCCGGCAACGCCCCCACCGGCCACGCCTCCCGTGGCACAGCCGCAGGCGCCTGCCGTCCCGGCCGGTCCCAGGGCCTGGGGCACGTTCGAGCACGTGCCCCGCTTCCACAACAACTACGTCGGGATGCGCAACCGCTTTGCGCTCCTCAGCGAGGCGTACGCGTACGCGACCTTCAAGGACCGCATCCAGGCCACGAACTACTTCATCGAAGAGGCGATGAACTTCGCGCACCAGAACGTGGCGAAGATCCGGACCGCGGTGGACTCGGCCGATCGCGAAGCGCTGGCGGGCAAGACTCACGCCACGCGCGCGCAGATTCGCAGCGGCGGCATGGTTGAAATCCTGATGGGCGAGGTTGAAGACGAAAAGAATCCCATCAACGGCCGGAACATGAACCGCCGCAAGGATGTCATCAAGCCGGAACAGATGGTGGACCGCATGTGGTTTGAACCGACAACCACCGAGACGGTGCCGACCGAGTACTACATTCCGGCGGGCGCCACCAAGGCGCTCGACCTGCTGCGGGCCCACGGCGTGCAGATGCGGAAGACGACTGTGGCCACCAAGGGACTGGAACAGTTTTCGATCACGGCCAATACGCAGCGGCCGGCCACCAATTCGATCGATACCGGCAGCCACGGGCTCCGTACTCTGGACGGCACGTGGGCGGCCACCGACGTCACCGCCCCCATCGGCTCATTCGCCGTGGCGATGAACCAGAAACTCGCGCGTCTCGTGTTCTACCTCTTGGAACCGAAGTCCGACGACGGCTTGACGGCCTGGAACTACTTGGACGACGTGCTTGCGACGGAAGGCGTGAAGAGCTACCCCATTCTTCGCAAGAAGTGACACTTCCCGAAGTGCTGGGTGCTGGGTGCTGGGTGCTGTTGTGCTCGTGTGCTGAGGTGCTCGGCGCACGCCAGCACGCCAGCACGCCAGCACGCCAGCACAGATCAGGCGAGCTTCGCCAAGCGCTTCTCGACGTCCGCAATGGCGGCCTTGATCTGTTTCTGCCGGACGGGATGTTCGGTGGCTTCGAGCTGGCGGCGCAGTTCCGACAGTCCGAGCGTCAGAGACGTCACTTGCGCCTTTTTCACTGGATCAACCGGCGGTTGCGGCGACCGTTTCTCGCGTCGAGCGGCCTCTCGCTCATCGGCCAGTTCCTGAATTCTCGCGTCCGCGTCAATAAGGCCTTCGCCCGAATCACCCATTCCTCAAACATAGCAGAGGATCTTCCCGGTGGGATAGGATCGCGCGCATGGCGCGCATACTTTTTCTCCTACTGACGCTCGTAGTTGGCGGTCTCTCGGCCGTACTCACGGCCAGCATGCAGAATGCGGAGGCCACGTCCCTGCTGGGCCGGAAGCTCTCCACGCCTCCCATCGCGCCAGATGCGCAGGCGCGCATGGAGTCGCAGCTTGCGACCGCCGTGCAGGTATTCGAGACCAATCGCGAGGACCCGGATGCGCTGATCTGGGTCGGGCGCCGCACTGGGTATCTCTACCGGTTCCGCGAGGCGATCGGAATTTTTACTGAGGGGATCAAGCGCCACCCCACCGATGCGCGGTTCTATCGCCACCGCGGGCATCGCTACCTGACGATTCGTGAAATCGACCTGGCCATCGCTGACTTCGAGAAGGCGGTGACGCTCATCGCCGGCCAGCCGGATCAGGAGGAACCAGATGGGCAGCCCAACGTGCGCAACATGCCCACCAGCACCCTGCACTCGAACATCTACTACCACCTGGCTCTGGGTTACTACATCAAGAAGGACTTCAACCGCGCAGCCGACAACTGGCGGAAGGCCCGCGATGTGGTCCGCAACGCGGACAACCTGGTGGCCGCAAGCAACTGGCTGTACCTGTCGCTGCGCCGGGCCGGCAAGGCCGACGAAGCGGCCGCGGTGCTGTTGCCCATCGACGCGCGGCTGGACGTCATCGAAAACGGCAGCTATCACTCACTGCTGCTGATGTACAAGGGCGAGCGCACGCCGGAAGAAGTGCTGAAGGCGGCGGGCGAAGGGGCCAGCGGCACGTCGGCGCGTTACGGCGTCAGCGCCTGGTATCTCATCAACGGCAAGCGGCGCGAGGCGCAGCAGCTGTGGGCGACGATTCTTGCGGGAGAGGACTGGCCGTCGTTCGGCCACCTGGCGGCGGAAGCCGAAGCGCGGTAGCGATCCCACCCTTCAGCGAATGCGCTCGATCACGCGCACTTTGGGGGAGCCGCCGACGGCGACGGCGACGGGCTGCTTGGTCTTGGTTACCACCATCAGGGTGTTGATCTGCACGAAGGCGCTCTGGACCGACGTCCGGCTGCTCATCACCGACCGCCCGGCGCCAAAACCCGAGACGTTCTTGTCCGCGGCAATCACATAGATCGCGGGGCTGCCCTTCATTCGCATCGACCGAAGCTCCGGCACCAGCGCTTCGGGCAGGCCGCCCTGCACCAGTTCATCCCGGCCCAATTCACCGGCCGGATGAAGCACCACGATGTACCGGCCTTCCATTTTGATGTCGCAACTGGCGTGCACCATCGCGCGGGTGCCTTCGGCAGCCTTGATCGAGCGTTCCAGGCAGGTGGCCAGCCGCGTGGCCGGGTCTGAAAAGGGGTCGCAGTCGTACTGCGGCATCGAACTCATGGCGATCACCGCCAGCTTCAGTACGTTCGAGCGCCACAGGGACATGGGCAGGCGCTACCGGATCAACCGCACCACGTCGTTAAAGACCACAGTAACCATCAGCATGAGGATGAGCGCGAAGCCCGCAAAGAGGATCCGCTCCTTGACCTTCACGCTGAAGTCGCGACGGGCCAGGCCTTCGAGGGCGATGATCGTGATGTGGCCGCCGTCGAGGATGGGAATGGGCATCAGGTTCAGCAGGCCGAGCTGAAGACTGATCATCGACATCAGACCCAGCAGCGGGAGCCAGCCGAGCTGGGCCGTGGCGCCAGACATCCGCGCGATGCCCACCGGACCCACAAGGTTGTTGACCGGCGTCTCGGTGGTGAACAGCCCGGCGAGCGTGGTGACGGTCAACACCGCAGCTTCCCACGTCTGCGTCGCGCTCATGCTCATCGCCGTCAGCAGGTCCGGGTCCACGCGGCGGGTCTCCACCCCGGAAATCGACACGCCAATCACGCCAACGTCGCCGCTCTTTTCGGGCACGATGGCCAGGTCCTGCGCCACACCACCGCGCTCAATCGTGAACGTGATGGGCACGCCGGCGCTCTTCTGGATGCGCTCAATCACCTGCTCGCGCGTCAGTCCCCGCTCGCCCCCGATAGCGACAAGCACGTCGCCAGTCAGCAGACCGGCCTTCTGCGCGGGCTGGTCGGGCATCACCTGCGCCACCTGCGGCCGCACTCGGGGGCCGACCTTCAACTCGCCGAAATCGACAATGTCTCCCACGAGCTCCGGGGTGACCTTGATATCCAGGTACGAGCCGCCACGCTCGATGGCCAGCGTCAGCTCCCGGTTGGCCTTCGGCAGGACGGCCATGTCGAACTGGTCCCAGGTCTCCACCGCGGCGCCATTCACCCGCAGCACGCGGTCGCCCGCCTGCAGGCCCGCGCGCGCACCGGCCCCGTCGGCTGCCACGATGCCGATGACCGGCGGCGACGATCGGTACAGCGGCACATCGGCGCCCTGCGTCAGGATCGCGGTGGTCAGGATGAGCGCCAGCAGAATGTTCATGATCGGGCCCGCCAGATACACCTGGACTCGAACCCACTTGCTCTTGGAGAGAAACTCGGTCGGGTCCCCGGACGGCCCGTCCTCAGAGGTTTCACCCGCCAGCTTCACGTAGCCGCCCAGCGGGATGATGCTGATGCAGTACTCCGTGTCGCCCCGGGTGACCTTGACCAGCTTGGGCCCGAATCCCAACGAAAAGGCGAGCACCTTGACGCCGTACCACCGCGCCACCAGGAAATGCCCGAGCTCGTGGACGAAGATCAGGACCCCGAGCACAAACAGGAACGGCAGGATCGTCTCGAAGAACCCGATGATGTTGGCCATATGTGAAAACCCTGTAGGGCTATGACGATGGTAGCAGACCGGCGGTTTCAGCCGCATGGTGCCGGGCCCAGGCGTCGGTGGCCCTGACATCGGCCAATGAACGGGGCACGCTGGTTTCACGGCCAGCCGCCTCGAGCGCGCGTTCGATGACCACGGGAATTTGAAGGAACCCGAGCCGCCCTGTCAGGAAGGCCTCCACGGCCACCTCGTTTGCGGCATTCAGGACGGCGGGCCACGCGCCGCCGTGCTCGAGCGCGTCATACGCCAGCCGCAGGCACCGGAACCGGTCGGGGTCGGGCGGCATGAAGTCGAGCTGGCCCATCCGCGTCACGTCGAGCGCGGGGACCGGCGCATCCCAGCGATCGGGATACGAGAAGGCGTACTGGATTGGCAGGCGCATGTCCGTGACACCCAGTTGCGCGATCACCGACCCGTCACGCAGCTCCACCATGGAGTGCACGATCGACTGTGGGTGGACGACCACCGCAATCTGCTGCGGCGTCACGTCAAACAACCACCGCGCCTCGATCACTTCGAGGCCCTTGTTCATCAACGTGGACGAATCCACCGTGATCTTCTTCCCCATCTGCCACGTGGGATGACGAAGCGCATCGGCGGGCGTCACTCGCGCGAGGTCGTCGGCCGTCCACCCGCGGAATGGGCCGCCCGATGCGGTGAGAATCAGCCGCCGCAGTTCGCCGGCCGTGCGGCCGTGCAGACACTGGTGGATGGCGTTGTGTTCGGAGTCCACGGGCAGGAGCGACACGCCGCGGCTTCGCGCCGCATCGACCATGAGGGCGCCGGCCATCACGAGCACTTCCTTGTTGGCCAGTGCCACGGTCTTGCCGTGGTCGATGGCCGCGAGCGCCGCCTCGAGGCCCGCCGCACCCGACGACGCGCACAGGACCACGTCCACATCGGGATGTGTGGCGGCCGTGAGCAACCCCTGCGGGCCCGATTCGAGCGCTCCGGGCCGCGCACCGGGCGGCACCAGCGCCTTCAGGTCGGCCAGGCCCTCTTCTGTGGCGACGCTGACCAGTGACGGCCGGTACTTGCGCACCTGTTCGGCTAGACGAGAGGTGTTGTGACCGGCCGCGAGGGCAACAACCTGCAGGCGATCGGCGTGGGCGTCCACCACCGACAGGGCGCTCTGGCCGATCGATCCGGTGGAGCCGAGAATGGCGATGCGAATCATGCGGCGTACCGGCCAACATAAGAAAGGAACAGCAGGTACGCGGGGACGGCAAACAGATACGCGTCGATGCGATCGAGCACGCCGCCGTGTCCGGGAATCAGCGCCGAACTGTCTTTGACGCCCGCGCTGCGTTTGAGCAGCGACTCGAAGAGGTCACCCGTGATTCCGATGACGCACAACATCAGACCCAGGGCGATCCCCTCGAGAGGTGACACCACCTGGCCCCACACAGGCCCCAGGAGGGCGCCGGTAATGGCCGCGGCCACCAGACCTCCAACGGCGCCTTCAATCGTCTTGGCGGGGCTGATCGCAGGCGCCAGCTTCCGACGGCCGAATGCGCGGCCGGTGAAGTACTGCGCCGAATCACTGATCGCGATGGTCGCGATGAGGAAGATCACGGGGCGGGGGCCAAACACCACGTCGATCCACACGAGCGCGCCCATCGGAAGGCCCACATACAAAGGCGCCATCACCGTGACTGCCGCGGCGGTAATCATGGCCGGGGACGGCGGGCCTCCGGCCATCGTGACAATGCCGGCGCCCACCACCAGGGCCAGCAGCACCACGACAATCGCGGCACCGTTCGCCATACCGATGGGCACAACCGCACATGCGGCCATGGCCGCCACCGCGACGAAGAGGACAGGGACCGGAGCGCCGACTGCGGATGAGAAGCCGGCCACCTCGCCTGCGGCCAGTGCGGCGACGAGCGCGGCCAGGGCGAGCGTGGCCCACCAGGGCCCGAACCACAGGACCCCGCCGACGATCGCGACGAGTACGACGGCGCTGAGGACGCGGGTCACGCGTTAGTTTGTGACTCCGACCGGGTCCGACGACACAGCGCCGTAACGACGATCGCGCCGCTGATAGTCGGCCACGGCTTCAAGAAGGTGTCGCGCACGAAAGTCGGGCCAGAAGGTATCGGTCACCCAGATTTCCGCATACGCAATCTGCCAGAGCAGGAAGTTGCTCACGCGCATCTCGCCGCTCGTCCGGATCAGCAGGTCCGGATCGGGCTGCCCGGCTGTATAGAGGAGCGAAGAGAACACGTCCTCATCAAGCGCCTCTGGCGCGATGCCGCGGATAATCGCCTGCCGCGCCGCATCCACAATTTCGGCACGACCGCCGTAACTGAGCGCGATATTAAAGACCATCCCGGTATTGGTCGCGGTCCGGGCAACAGCAGCTTCCAGTTCTTCGCGCACGTCGGGACCGAGGCGGTCGAGCTGCCCGATCACGCGGAACTGGATGTTGTTCTTGAGCAGGGTTTTGAGTTCGGCCCGCAGGTAGTGCCGAAGCAAACCCATCAGCGCCGAGACTTCCGGCACCGGACGCTTCCAGTTCTCCACCGAAAATGCGTAGAGGGTGAGGACCGAGAGTCCGAGCCGCGCCGAGGTTTCCACGGTGTCGCGCACCGAGTCAATGCCGGCGCGATGCCCTTCCACACGCGGCAGGTGCCGTTCGGCGGCCCATCGGCCGTTGCCATCCATGATGATGGCCACATGTTTGGGTAAGCGGTCGAAGTCGAGCCGCCGCGAAATGGCCTCTTCGGGCGATCCCTTCGGCACGCCGGCCAGCACATCAGCGAGCGCCATGGAGCGAGTTTAGCCCGATGGCGCGGCTAAAGCCACGCCCTACTACGGGTAGTCCACCGAGACGAGCGTCAGCCCCTGCGCCGGGGCCGTATCACCCGCCTGCCCACGGTCCCGCGACTCAATGAGGGCGGCCATGGACGAGAGATCCCTGCGGCCGGCCCCCACCTCCACCAGCGTGCCGACAATGGCGCGCACCATGTGGCGCAGGAAGCCGTCACCGTGCACCTCGAACACCAGTTCGTCGCCGTTCACGCGCAGTTCGGCGCGATCGACCGTCCGGACCGTGTCGAGCACGTCGGAACCGCTGGACATGAACGCGGAAAAATCATGTTTCCCGATGAGCGCGGACGTGGCGGCCTGCATCGCGGGCACATCCAGCGGTTGCGGCGCCTGCCATACGTATCGATGCGCGAACGGCGACACCACTTCGCCGGTGGCAATGCGATAGCGGTAGGTCTTGCCGGTGGCGTCGAAGCGGGCGTTGAACCCTTCCGCCGCATCGGCCACGTCAAGCACGCGGATGTCGCGGTCCAGCTTGACGTTGATCGCCCGCCGGATCACGTCAACGGAATGCGCGGTGTCACACTCGAGTGACGCCACCTGCCCAAGCGCGTGCACGCCGGCATCCGTGCGCCCCGCGCCGAACAGCGGTCGCGCCGAGAACGGCTGCATCGCGTCTTCGATCGCCGCCTGGATCGTGGGACCGTTCTCTTGCCGCTGCCACCCGCAAAAGCGCGTGCCGTCGTAGGCGACGACCAGCCGCAGGACCCTCATGGATTTTCACCATGAAGGACATGAAGATCCATGAAGGGTGCGGCGTTGGGGGCCCGGCTCTGCCGGGGCCGCGCGATCGAAGGGACGTCACGCACGAGCACACGGCCTGGAAAAAGACGTCGGGTGTCTTTTTGGCGGCGGCAGGCAAAAAGACACCCGACGTCTTTTCCTCGCCCGGGTGTGTTCGTGCGTGACGTCCCTTCGATCGTGCGTGCCGCCGAAGGCGGCACCCAACGCCGCACCTTCTGACAGCCCCATAAAACCTCATGGATCTTCATGGAGCTTCATGGAGAATTCTTGTGATCCCTAAGCCCTTGACCCGGGCTTGGTCACGGGCTGCCCCGCCGCGCACAACGGGCACGACGCGGGATCGTACGTCGGCAACGCCAGCGCGACCAAAGCGCGGAACGGCACGTCGAGTGATGACGTGCCGCCGCTGCGGTCGATGATCGATCCCGCGCCCACGACCGTGGCGCCGGCCTGCCGTGCCACCACCATCGTCTCGCGCGTGGACCCTCCGGTGGTCACCACGTCCTCGATCACAACCACGCGGTCATCGGCCGACAGCGTGAAACCGCGGCGCAGCGTGAGGACGCTTTCCTGCCGTTCGGCAAAGATCGCGCGCACACCAAGGGCACGCGCCACTTCGTGACCGATGATCAACCCGCCGAGCGCGGGCGACAACACCACGGTGGGGTTCAGATCGCGCAGGGCGTCGGCCAGCGCGCTGCCCAGCGGCGCCGCATGTTCGGGATGCTGCAGCACAAGCGCGCACTGCAGGTAGCCTGAGCTGTGCAGGCCCGACGACAGCCGGAAGTGCCCTTCGTGGAGAGCGCCGGATTGGCGGAAGAGCGCAAGAACGTCAATCACCGGACGCCTCGCAATTCCTGTTCAAACAGCTTCAGGATGCGTTTGTATTCATCCGCCCAGCTGGTCTCTTCCGTGAAGGCATGGTTCTCCACCGGATACCCAGCCAACTCCCAGTTCTCTTTACGCAGTTCGATCAGCCGTTGCGCCAGTCGCACAGAGTCCTGGAAGAACACATTGGTGTCCACCATGCCGTGCAGGATCAGCAACCGGTTCTTGAGGCCGGCCGCATGGAAGATCGGCGAGCTCTTTTTGTACGCCTCGGGGTCGGTCTGCGGCGTGTTGAGGATGTTCGACGTGTAGCCGTGGTTGTAGTGCGACCAGTCGGTCACCGGACGCAACGCCGCGCCCGCCACAAACACCTCCGGTGTGGTGAACATCGCCATCAGGGTGATGAATCCGCCGTAGCTGCCGCCGTAAACGCCGATGCGCTTCGCGTCCACCTTCTCTGACGCGACCAGGAACTTCGCGCCATCAACGACATCTTCGAGATCCTTGCCGCCCATGAACCGGTAGATCCCCGTGCGCCAGTCGCGGCCGTAGCCAGACGATGCGCGGTAGTCGGGGTCGAGGACGACATATCCCTTCGAAGCGAGGATGTGATGGAACATGTACTCGCGGTAGTACGTGGACCAGTACTTGTGCGCGTTCTGCAGGTAACCCGCACCGTGCACGAAAATGACCGCGGGCTTCTTCGGGTCACGTTTCGCGCCCATCATCTCGGGCGTGTAGAGGCGGGCATACACGTCCTGCCCATCGCGCGCCTTGTAGGTGATGACCTTGGGGTCCATCCACTTGAAGGCCCTGAATTCATCAGACGGAGTCGTCGTCACCTGCACAGCCGGCGCACCGGCGGTGAAGGGCATCATGTGCAGTTCGGGAACCTTGGTGCTGTAAGAGTGGACGATGGCGAGCGAGCGCTCATCTGGCGAAATGGTGGCGTCGTTCGACCCGGTCATCGTGGTGATCTTCGTGCGTTCGCCGCCATCAACAGACATGGTGTAGAAGTGCCGTTCGCCGGGATGCACTTCGTTGGTCTGCAGGAACACTTTGGTGCGGTCGCGTGACAGCACGGCGTTGGTGACTTCCCACTTGCCGCTCGTGAGCGCCTTCGCGGACGGCTGCGCGGCGCTCATGTCCACCGAGTAGAGCTGCAGATAGCCGGTCTTCTCTGAGAGGAACAGAAAACGTTTGCCGTCGGCGAGCCAGGCGATGCCGGCGCCGCCGCCGAACGCACCACCGCCACCGATGCCCTGCTCGCGAATCCACGCATCATCGCGCTGGTTGTCGATGACGGTTGCCGCGCCTGTGGCCGGGTCCACCTTCACGAACCAGCGGTCCTTGTTGTCTGCAGCGCGTACCGCAATCACCGTATGCGCCCCATCGTCGGACATGTCGGGCGGTCCCCAGTTGACGATGCGGGGACCGGGTGTGGCACCCGGGACGGCAGACCACTCGCGGCCGGCAAACGGCGCGGCGTCGGCCCACACGTGTTTGTTTTCTTTCACGTCGAGAATCGCCAGCTTGCGCACGGGCGCCACGTCACCGACGTTGGTGCGGCCCGGAATCATTTCGGGGTACGCCGACTGCGTGATGTAGTTCGGCGTGTCCTGGCCGCGGGCCGACAGCGCCGGCGCTTCGTTGACGCCAATCCAGACAAAACGCTCGTCGGCTGACAGTTGAAGGTCAGCTGCTGTCTGTCGCTCCGCCAGCGTGAAGCGTGCGATCGGCGCGACCGGCGGCTGAGCACCGGGGGCACCGCCGCGTCCGCCACGACCGCCCTGGCGGCCTTCGGCCTGAGCGCGGAGGTAGTCCATCAACGCGAGTTCCTGTTCACGAAGCAGGCGCTGCGCCTCGGTCAGGGCTTCCGCCGCGCCGCCACCACCGGCGCGGCCGGCACCTCCGCCTCGTTGCCCGGCGCCACCGGCGCGCCCGCCGGCCGCGGCGGG from Acidobacteriota bacterium encodes:
- a CDS encoding isoprenyl transferase — protein: MALADVLAGVPKGSPEEAISRRLDFDRLPKHVAIIMDGNGRWAAERHLPRVEGHRAGIDSVRDTVETSARLGLSVLTLYAFSVENWKRPVPEVSALMGLLRHYLRAELKTLLKNNIQFRVIGQLDRLGPDVREELEAAVARTATNTGMVFNIALSYGGRAEIVDAARQAIIRGIAPEALDEDVFSSLLYTAGQPDPDLLIRTSGEMRVSNFLLWQIAYAEIWVTDTFWPDFRARHLLEAVADYQRRDRRYGAVSSDPVGVTN
- a CDS encoding sulfatase-like hydrolase/transferase, with amino-acid sequence MRSCTRSFFVAVAFVLGAAACGRDTTAPAPVAAPRPSILLVTLDTTRADAIGPGAIGVETPAFNRLAARGRVFSQAYATVPETLPSHTSMMTGVYPGGHGVHENARFLAATHPVVAEALKAAGYRTAAFVSAFVLARRFGLARGFDVYDDELSGGRAERSSRETTDRALAHLSQASGPEPLFVWVHYFDAHAPYEPPEPFRSRYPKDPYRAEVAAMDEQLGRLVEAFEARVAARGGTSAIVVASDHGEGLGDHGEPQHGQLLYQSTMRVPLVVVGAGVSPGVADTPVSTRRIFHTLTGWAGRSSTESLSAATPTAEVVIGEAMKPFLQAGWQPQIMAVSGSLKAILSGRIEVYDVLADAGETRELGTSASLPAPVRAVLDDYPVPTVDDAGAASSAPLDNDARQKLASLGYVSGSTAPVVRRDAPRPADMVKLFPVIDAASTLFVQGRYEQVVPLLKQILAADPFNLDATMRLATAYSSLGKDALAVDAFRRAGQLAPKSQDVRLYLALHLARGAEWRGAVPLLEQVLAESPERVPALEALALAREREGRLADSVALRQRLFALRPASAAELVQLGQVAMGAQQTDVAIGALERASAAQGAAFAQHLELGVLYLAARRLDDARRALDLVSATHPARAMALFKRAQVSVLLNEPDRAARIEAARRGADATTRGLIATERLFK
- a CDS encoding 1-deoxy-D-xylulose-5-phosphate reductoisomerase, producing the protein MIRIAILGSTGSIGQSALSVVDAHADRLQVVALAAGHNTSRLAEQVRKYRPSLVSVATEEGLADLKALVPPGARPGALESGPQGLLTAATHPDVDVVLCASSGAAGLEAALAAIDHGKTVALANKEVLVMAGALMVDAARSRGVSLLPVDSEHNAIHQCLHGRTAGELRRLILTASGGPFRGWTADDLARVTPADALRHPTWQMGKKITVDSSTLMNKGLEVIEARWLFDVTPQQIAVVVHPQSIVHSMVELRDGSVIAQLGVTDMRLPIQYAFSYPDRWDAPVPALDVTRMGQLDFMPPDPDRFRCLRLAYDALEHGGAWPAVLNAANEVAVEAFLTGRLGFLQIPVVIERALEAAGRETSVPRSLADVRATDAWARHHAAETAGLLPSS
- the rseP gene encoding RIP metalloprotease RseP codes for the protein MANIIGFFETILPFLFVLGVLIFVHELGHFLVARWYGVKVLAFSLGFGPKLVKVTRGDTEYCISIIPLGGYVKLAGETSEDGPSGDPTEFLSKSKWVRVQVYLAGPIMNILLALILTTAILTQGADVPLYRSSPPVIGIVAADGAGARAGLQAGDRVLRVNGAAVETWDQFDMAVLPKANRELTLAIERGGSYLDIKVTPELVGDIVDFGELKVGPRVRPQVAQVMPDQPAQKAGLLTGDVLVAIGGERGLTREQVIERIQKSAGVPITFTIERGGVAQDLAIVPEKSGDVGVIGVSISGVETRRVDPDLLTAMSMSATQTWEAAVLTVTTLAGLFTTETPVNNLVGPVGIARMSGATAQLGWLPLLGLMSMISLQLGLLNLMPIPILDGGHITIIALEGLARRDFSVKVKERILFAGFALILMLMVTVVFNDVVRLIR
- a CDS encoding phosphatidate cytidylyltransferase, whose translation is MTRVLSAVVLVAIVGGVLWFGPWWATLALAALVAALAAGEVAGFSSAVGAPVPVLFVAVAAMAACAVVPIGMANGAAIVVVLLALVVGAGIVTMAGGPPSPAMITAAAVTVMAPLYVGLPMGALVWIDVVFGPRPVIFLIATIAISDSAQYFTGRAFGRRKLAPAISPAKTIEGAVGGLVAAAITGALLGPVWGQVVSPLEGIALGLMLCVIGITGDLFESLLKRSAGVKDSSALIPGHGGVLDRIDAYLFAVPAYLLFLSYVGRYAA